The Halomonas sp. KG2 genome segment TTTTCCTGCGCCAGCGGTTTTGCCCCTGGGCTGCGGTTTACCCGAAGCACTGGCTTTTGGGCCAGTTCTCACTTTACCGCTGGCGGTTCTTTTACCCTTGGGCGGCGGTTTATTGCCAACCGTTTTAGCACCCGGCTTAGCCGGTTTCTGCCGTCCCTGTTTCTGCCGCTCCTTGGTGGCTGTTTTTTTCGGTTTGTTAGCGCCTGCCCCTGAATTGTAATCAGGCCGTGCTGTCTGGCGCTTTTCAGGCACTGCCTCAGAGCGTTCTGTCAGCGCGACAATCGTATCAATCTCTTTAGGGGTTAGATCCCGCCAATCGCCCAGAGCCAACCCTTGCAGGGAAACATTCATTATCCGGGTGCGAACAAGCTGGGTGACCTCGTAGCCAAAGTACTCGCACATACGGCGAATCTGGCGGTTCAACCCTTGCACCAGCGTAATAGTGAACACAAACGTCGACGTTTTGGTCACTTTACACTTTTTAGTCACCTGCCCAAGGATCGGCACACCCTTTTGCATGCCGGCAACAAATTCATCGGTAATCGGCTTATTGACCGTCACCACATACTCTTTTTCATGATTATTATTAGCGCGCAGGATTTTATTAACCAGGTCGCCATTATTGGTTAGAAAGATCAGTCCCTGGGAGTCTTTATCCAGACGCCCGATGGGAAAGATGCGCGTGCCGTGTTTCACGAATTCAACAATATTGTCTTTTTCGCTGGACTCGGTGGTACTGACTATTCCCACCGGCTTATTCAGCGCAATCAGCACCAAATCTTCTTCTTCCTGAGGCTCAATCTCTTGACCGTTGACCTTAACCAGATCACCCGGTACCACTTGGTCGCCTGTCGTTGCCCGACGCCCATTAATCCAAACGTTGCCTTGTTCAACATAGCGGTCCGCCTCTCGGCGAGAACACAAACCGCTTTCGCTGATGTATTTATTGATGCGGGTAGATTTTCGTAACGACATAAAACGCCATAGGCAAAAGTGTGGTGAAGTGATTAAGCAAATTCAAAAACTAACGGTAAAAGCCCATCTAGAAGCCGGAGCCAGGCTGTTTAAGAAACTCAATTTCGGCTGGCGTAGATACCCGGCCCAACACGTCGTTACGGTGAGGATAACGATCAAAGCGGTCAATGATCGCTTTGTGGCGAATCTCGAAATCCAGATTGTTCTCTAACCCAGGCTGATCAAACAGCTGCATTGCCACCTCATGAATAGCGGCAGACTCACTGTGCATATAAGGCATGTATAAAAAACTACGCTCGACGGGAGCCAGTTCGTTATCCACCGCTAAAGCAACCGCTTCCTGTGCAAGCGCTAAGGCTAACGCGTCACTGGCGAAGGCTTGCGGGTGGTCACGGTAGATATTGCGAGAAAACTGGTCCAACACAATAATTTCAGCCAGCCTACCCTGGGCGGTACTGCGCCACTCATAACACTCACAGGCGGCCGCTTTGGTCAGCAATGAGCCAAACCGCTGGGTAATCTGCTGATCCATCGATGTGTCTTTTTTAAACCACTGCTCTGGCGTCAATTCATTGAACCAAAACGACAGTACTGACTGAGCATCCTGTATCATCGCGCCCCCCAATTCCTAGTAAGGTGATGACCACGCCGCCACACGCAGTGGCGGCGCACTCTTTGTTAGCCTGTATTGCGTAACCCTGCTGCAATACCTGCCATGGTCACCATGAGCGCACGTGAGAGGTCTGCGCTAATGGCACCATCGGCGTCCCGATTACGCTGCAGAAGCTCCGCTTGCAAGCCATGAAGCGGGTCGATGTAAGGATTGCGCACATCAATTGCTTGGCGAATAAGTGGGGTGTTTTCAAGCAGCTTCTCTTGCTGAAGGATATCCAGCACGACGTTTTCAAGCCGTTCAAAACGCTCACGTAGCTTCTTGCCCAGCGCTTTCAGCGAAGGCTCATCGACTAAGCGATGTTCATAGTAGGCTGCAATCGCTACGTCCGCTTTGGCCAGCAGCATCTCTAACATATCGAGATAGGTGCCAAAGAACGGCCACTGGCTGCGCATTTCTTGCAACACTTCCCGGCCACCTGGCTGCTCTAGGCGTCGCGAGAACGCCTCACCACTGCCCAACCAAGCGGGTAGCATCAAGCGAATCTGTGTCCAGGCAAAAATCCACGGAATCGCTCGTAAGGTTTCGACGCCACCATCCTGGCGACGCTTGGTTGGCCGAGAGCCGAGCGGCAGCCTGCCCAGCGCTCCTTCCGGCGTGACAGCACGGAAATACGGGACAAAATCGGGGTCTTCACGCACTACGCCCACATAGGCGGCATGGGCCACTTTGGCCAGTTGGTCCATCTCTTCACGCCACTGAGGCTCAGGTGCGGGCGGTGGCAATAGCGTCGCTTCCATGACCGCGCAAGCGTAAATTTCCATAGAGCGCAGCGCGATATCTGGCTGACCAAACTTAAAGCGAATCATCTCACCTTGCTCGGTCACCCGTAGGCTGCCATTCACCGAGCCCGGCGGCTGGGAGAGAATCGCCGCATGCGCAGGGCCGCCGCCACGGCCAACAGTGCCACCCCGGCCATGGAAAAGTGTCAAATCTACGCCATGTTTGTCACATACATCGACTAACGACTCTTGAGCACGGTACTGCGCCCAGGCAGCAGCAAGCTGCCCGGCGTCTTTAGCCGAGTCTGAATAGCCAATCATGACCTCTTGACGGTCTTTCGCCAGAGCGCGGTAACCCGGTAGCGCCAGCAATTGGTCAATGACATCGCCCGCATGGTCAAGGTCGTTCAGGGTTTCAAACAGCGGCGCAATGGGCAGCGTGACTTGGCCACCCACCTCTTTCATCAATAGCGCAACGGTTAATACGTCCGAAGGCTCGGCAGCCATGGAGATAATATAAGTACCCAACGCTTCAGCATGCTCTTGAGCGATCACTTTAAAGGTATCGAGCACTTCGCGGGATTCTGCCGAGCACTCCCAACGGCGTGGGATCAGCGGCCGACTTGATTCAAGCTCTGCGAGCAGGAACTCTTGGCGCTGTGCTTCGTTCCAGTCCTGGTAGTGCCCCAAGCCTAGTGCACTGGTGAGCTCTTCCATTACCTGGGCATGGCGACTGGCCTCCTGGCGCAAGTCAAGTTTGGTCAGCGTGACGCCGAACACCGCCACGCGGCGCAAGGTATCAAGCAGCGCACCGTTAGCAATAGTGTCCAGCCCGACATCACACAGCGAGCGGTAACATGCCAGCAGCGGCGCATAGAGCTGGTCGCGGGTTTCAATAATTGGTCCGCCGTCATAGTTGCGGCCATCCAGCTCTGCTTTTGCCCAGTCGCGTGTGGCTTCCATTTTATTCAGCAGACGCTTGAGTAGCTCACGGTAAGGCTCAGCAACTTCTCCTACCTCTGCCTTCAAAGCGCTGTTGGCTTTCCACATTGAAAGCTCGGTTTTCAGCTGCTCAAGATCGCGCAAA includes the following:
- the rluF gene encoding 23S rRNA pseudouridine(2604) synthase RluF; the protein is MSLRKSTRINKYISESGLCSRREADRYVEQGNVWINGRRATTGDQVVPGDLVKVNGQEIEPQEEEDLVLIALNKPVGIVSTTESSEKDNIVEFVKHGTRIFPIGRLDKDSQGLIFLTNNGDLVNKILRANNNHEKEYVVTVNKPITDEFVAGMQKGVPILGQVTKKCKVTKTSTFVFTITLVQGLNRQIRRMCEYFGYEVTQLVRTRIMNVSLQGLALGDWRDLTPKEIDTIVALTERSEAVPEKRQTARPDYNSGAGANKPKKTATKERQKQGRQKPAKPGAKTVGNKPPPKGKRTASGKVRTGPKASASGKPQPRGKTAGAGKNGKAGARPVGKGRVGRPKGKR
- a CDS encoding DUF924 domain-containing protein, with the protein product MIQDAQSVLSFWFNELTPEQWFKKDTSMDQQITQRFGSLLTKAAACECYEWRSTAQGRLAEIIVLDQFSRNIYRDHPQAFASDALALALAQEAVALAVDNELAPVERSFLYMPYMHSESAAIHEVAMQLFDQPGLENNLDFEIRHKAIIDRFDRYPHRNDVLGRVSTPAEIEFLKQPGSGF
- the ppc gene encoding phosphoenolpyruvate carboxylase — its product is MSHDLHESLRDNVRILGDSLGRTIADDLGQSFVDKIETIRAHAKQGRQGDSLQQRELIEYLRQLPERDLLPVTRAFNQFLNLANIAEQHYRARFRRVEDYKPGSQPVLGELLSRAQQAGNSPRKLVETLASMRVELVLTAHPTEVIRRTLIQKYDAIDECLTAIESSEDYPERGTRAQGRLEELISQAWHTDEIRHERPTPVDEAKWGFAVIENSLWQAVPDFHRDLDNLLLDTAGERLPLDAAPIRYASWMGGDRDGNPNVTARVTREVLLLGRWMAADLYLRDLEQLKTELSMWKANSALKAEVGEVAEPYRELLKRLLNKMEATRDWAKAELDGRNYDGGPIIETRDQLYAPLLACYRSLCDVGLDTIANGALLDTLRRVAVFGVTLTKLDLRQEASRHAQVMEELTSALGLGHYQDWNEAQRQEFLLAELESSRPLIPRRWECSAESREVLDTFKVIAQEHAEALGTYIISMAAEPSDVLTVALLMKEVGGQVTLPIAPLFETLNDLDHAGDVIDQLLALPGYRALAKDRQEVMIGYSDSAKDAGQLAAAWAQYRAQESLVDVCDKHGVDLTLFHGRGGTVGRGGGPAHAAILSQPPGSVNGSLRVTEQGEMIRFKFGQPDIALRSMEIYACAVMEATLLPPPAPEPQWREEMDQLAKVAHAAYVGVVREDPDFVPYFRAVTPEGALGRLPLGSRPTKRRQDGGVETLRAIPWIFAWTQIRLMLPAWLGSGEAFSRRLEQPGGREVLQEMRSQWPFFGTYLDMLEMLLAKADVAIAAYYEHRLVDEPSLKALGKKLRERFERLENVVLDILQQEKLLENTPLIRQAIDVRNPYIDPLHGLQAELLQRNRDADGAISADLSRALMVTMAGIAAGLRNTG